GACCGGTCCGCGCTCGACGATGCGGCCGAAGCGCATGACGGCGACGTCGTCGGCCACTTCCGCGACGATCCCCATGTCATGGGTGATGAGCAGCATGGCCATGCCGCGCTCGACCTGCAGGCGCTTGATGAGGTCGAGGATTTCGGCCTGGGTGGTGACGTCGAGCGCCGTCGTCGGTTCGTCGGCGATGAGAATGTCGGGATTGCCGGCGAGCGCCATGGCGATCATGGCGCGTTGGCGCATGCCGCCGGAGAATTCGAAGGTGTAGCGGTCGGCCATCTTGTCCGGGTTCGGAATTTCGACCTGACGCAGCAATTCGATGGTCCTTTCGCGGGCGGCACGCTGATCGAGATTGCTGTGGAGGCGCACGGCCTCGATGATCTGCGAACCAATGGTGTGAACCGGCGACAGCGAGCTCATCGGCTCCTGGAAGATCAGGCCGATGCGGCGGCCGCGTATGGCGCGCATCGCCCGGTCGGACGGCTTCAAGGCGGCAATGTCGATGACCCCGTTACCCCCGGTGACCCCGTCGCCGTTGTTGAGCAGGATGCGGCCGGAAACGATGCTGCCGGGGCTGTCGACGATCTGCAGCAGCGAACGGGCGGTGACGCTTTTGCCGGAGCCGCTTTCGCCGACGAGGCAGAGCGTCTCACCGCGCTTCAGCTCGAAGCTGACATTTTCGACGGCGTGCAGGATGTGGGTGCGCAGCCTGAAATCGATCGAGAGGTTTTCGACGGAGAGAACGACGTCTTTTGAAAGATCGGCCATGGTTTCCTCCTCAATTGTCGTAAGGGTCGGCGGCATCGCGCAGGCCGTCGCCGAAGAAATTGAAGGACAGGACGGCGACGACGACTGCGAGCGACGGCCAGATCAGGAGCCACGGCGCGGTGGCGACGGTGCGGATGTTCTGGGCGTCCTGCAGCAGCACGCCCCAGCTGACGACCGGCGGCTTGAGGCCGATGCCGAGGAAGGACAGCGAAGTCTCGGCGACGATCATGGTCGGCACGGCCAGCGTCACGACCGCAAGGATGTGGCTCGTCAGTGACGGCAGGATGTGGCGGAAGATCAGCCGCGCTTCGCTCGATCCGTCGAGCCGGGCGGCGACGACGAAATCCTCGCTGCGCAGTGCCAGGAACCGGCCGCGCACCTCCCGCGCCAGGCTGGTCCAGCCGAGCAGCGAGACGATGATCGTTATGACGAAATAGACATTGACCGGCGACCATGTCAGTGGGATCGCCGCCGCCAGGCCGAGCCACAGCGGGATGGTCGGCATGGCGCTGACGACCTCGATGACGCGCTGGATCAGCGTATCGACCCAGCCGCCGTAGAAGCCGGAGATCGAGCCGAGTACGACGCCCAATATCAGCGACATGGCGACGCCGACGAGGCCTATCGACATGGATACACGGGTGCCGTAGACGAGGCGCGAGAAGACGTCGCGGCCGAGCCGGTCGGCGCCGAGCAGATACATCGGGTCGTTCTGGTTGAGGGGGCCGATCAGGTGGCGGTTCATCGGGATCAGGCCCCAGAGATGGTAGGCCGCGCCTTTGACGAAGAAGCCGATTGCGACAACCTTGGTGTCGTCGACGACGAAGGTGCGGCGCAGCGCCACCTTGTCGATCTCGACCTTGTAGCCCTTCACATGGAAATTGAACTCCGAACTGCCGTCCGGTTTTTCGACGAAGAAGCTGAGGCCCTGCGGCGGGGCATAGGTATATTGCGGCCGCGAGGTCATCGGCAAAGCCGGCGCCAGGAATTCGGCGAAGAGGCCGACCAGATAGAGGAAGAGAATGATGGCGCCGGCCACCATCGCCACCTTCTGGCGGATCAGTTTGCCGGCAACCAGCCGCCAGGGGCCGATCGCGGCGGTCGAGACGGTCTTGCCCTGTTTCAGCGGGCTGATCGACGGGCCATCGGCAACAGTGTGAAGCGGACCAGCATGGTTTCCGAAGGTTTCGTGCGTGCTCATCCCGTCTTCCTCAATTGAACCGGATGCGCGGATCGAGCAGCGCCAGCAGCAGATCCGACAGCAGCATGCCGACGAGAGTCAGCGCGCTCAAAAGCAGGATGAAACTGCCGGCGAGATACATGTCCTGCGAGATCAGCGCGCGGAAAAGCAGGGGACCTGCGGTCGGAAGGTTCAGCACGATGGCGGTGATCGTCACGCCGGAGACGAGATGCGGCAGCACCCAGCCGATCGCCGAGACGAAGGGATTGAGCGCGATTCTGACCGGATATTTGAGGATCACCTTGTATTCCGGCAGTCCCTTGGCGCGGGCGGTGACGACATAGGGCTTGTGCAGTTCGTCGGTCAGGTTGGCGCGCAAGATGCGGATCATCGCTGCCGTTCCCGATGCGCCAATGATGATGATCGGGATCCAGAGATGGGCGAGGAAATCGCCGACCTTGGCGAGGCTCCAGGGCGCCTCGGCATACTCAGGCGAGATCAGCCCGCCGACGCTCTGGCCGAGATATTTATAGGCGATGTACATCAGCGTCAGCGCCAGGATGAAGTTCGGCACCGCAAGGCCGATGAAGCCGAGAAAGGTGAAGACATGATCGCCGACGGAGTGGCGGCGGACGGCGGAATAGATGCCGATCGGCAAAGCCACGATCCAGACGAAGAGCAGGCTCAAGAGCGAGATCACCAGCGTCGAGCCCATGCGGCCCCAGATCAGCCCGGAGACGGGCTGGCCCCACTCGAAGGAGTAGCCGAAGTCGCCGCGGCTGACGATGCCCCAGATCCATTTCAGGTATTGGACATAGAAGGGGTCGTCGAAGCCGTAGATTTCCTTCAGCCGCTCGATCTGCGCGGGATCGACGGTCTGGCCGCTGTCGCTCATGGTGGCGATCATCGAGGTCAAATAGTCACCCGGCGGCAGCTGGATGATCAGGAACGAGATCAGCG
The nucleotide sequence above comes from Rhizobium indicum. Encoded proteins:
- a CDS encoding ABC transporter permease gives rise to the protein MSTHETFGNHAGPLHTVADGPSISPLKQGKTVSTAAIGPWRLVAGKLIRQKVAMVAGAIILFLYLVGLFAEFLAPALPMTSRPQYTYAPPQGLSFFVEKPDGSSEFNFHVKGYKVEIDKVALRRTFVVDDTKVVAIGFFVKGAAYHLWGLIPMNRHLIGPLNQNDPMYLLGADRLGRDVFSRLVYGTRVSMSIGLVGVAMSLILGVVLGSISGFYGGWVDTLIQRVIEVVSAMPTIPLWLGLAAAIPLTWSPVNVYFVITIIVSLLGWTSLAREVRGRFLALRSEDFVVAARLDGSSEARLIFRHILPSLTSHILAVVTLAVPTMIVAETSLSFLGIGLKPPVVSWGVLLQDAQNIRTVATAPWLLIWPSLAVVVAVLSFNFFGDGLRDAADPYDN
- a CDS encoding ABC transporter permease translates to MLGYIFKRVLYMIPTLFGMSLISFLIIQLPPGDYLTSMIATMSDSGQTVDPAQIERLKEIYGFDDPFYVQYLKWIWGIVSRGDFGYSFEWGQPVSGLIWGRMGSTLVISLLSLLFVWIVALPIGIYSAVRRHSVGDHVFTFLGFIGLAVPNFILALTLMYIAYKYLGQSVGGLISPEYAEAPWSLAKVGDFLAHLWIPIIIIGASGTAAMIRILRANLTDELHKPYVVTARAKGLPEYKVILKYPVRIALNPFVSAIGWVLPHLVSGVTITAIVLNLPTAGPLLFRALISQDMYLAGSFILLLSALTLVGMLLSDLLLALLDPRIRFN